A genomic stretch from Arthrobacter sp. KBS0702 includes:
- a CDS encoding ribonuclease domain-containing protein produces the protein MRVRRLAALLAVLLGLVVLAFVLGGLPQTGSVPTDAGPAAPSQSTSASRTPTAGVANPSGLPVIKASELPPEARQTLDLITRGGPYPYSRDNVPFGNFERILPRKASGYYREFTVRTPGESDRGARRIVAGEAGEKYYTADHYESFKFIAEGK, from the coding sequence GTGAGGGTACGGCGGCTCGCCGCCCTCCTCGCCGTATTGCTGGGGCTGGTGGTGCTGGCCTTCGTGCTGGGCGGCCTTCCGCAGACCGGGAGCGTTCCGACGGACGCCGGCCCGGCCGCACCCTCCCAAAGTACCTCTGCGTCCCGGACCCCGACGGCCGGCGTCGCCAATCCCTCGGGGCTGCCGGTGATCAAGGCTTCGGAGCTGCCGCCCGAGGCCCGGCAGACCCTCGATCTGATCACCAGGGGCGGCCCGTACCCGTATTCCCGGGATAATGTCCCGTTCGGGAATTTCGAACGGATCCTCCCGCGCAAAGCCTCCGGTTATTACCGGGAATTCACTGTGCGCACCCCGGGGGAGTCGGACCGGGGCGCCCGCCGGATCGTGGCCGGGGAAGCCGGCGAAAAATACTACACCGCCGATCATTACGAATCGTTCAAATTCATCGCCGAAGGCAAGTAG
- a CDS encoding alpha-1,4-glucan--maltose-1-phosphate maltosyltransferase, translated as MTTNSRTSAVSKQKPKALITEGLKFGRFPITAVQPAVEGGKFPAKAVVGESIVVGATAFREGHDMLGVSAVLLDPRGKERQRVRLAPPRGDRGKGTDRWEGLLTPSGTGQWSFVIEAWHDRYGTWHHNAEVKVEAGIDVDLMLAEGAALLTEASEDATRPSADRRTLRIAVVGLSDVSKTPEERLAAGFSAEVAAVVARQPIRELVTVSEPYPLLVERELAGRGAWYEFFPRSEGAVRNPETGEWTSGTFRTAAQRLDAVAAMGFDIIYMPPIHPIGTQHRKGPNNTLLAGPHDPGSPWAIGAKEGGHDAIHPDLGTFEDFDAFVARAGELGLEVALDLALQAAPDHPWVQSHPEWFTTRVDGSIAYAENPPKKYQDIFPLNFDNDPAGLSNEILRIVLLWVSHGVKIFRVDNPHTKPVWFWEWLIAKVNKKHPDVVFLAEAFTRPAMMHALGRAGFQQSYTYFTWRNTKEELEEYFQEVSHESPAYFRPNFFVNTPDILTEYLQFGGPPAFKIRAALAATASPIWGVYAGYELYEHVARPGAEEYIDNEKFEYKARDWDAATESGRTLAPYLTRLNEIRHSHPALGDLQNLTVHQSTDNATVVYSKHKTLPDGGKDTLIVVVNVDPHGIRESTVTLDLAALELDPEDLTHNGRFVVDDLLTGESWEWGEYNYVRLDAHVEPAHILSIRRQRP; from the coding sequence GTGACGACTAACTCGCGAACCAGTGCCGTGTCCAAGCAAAAGCCGAAGGCCCTGATCACGGAGGGGCTGAAATTCGGCAGGTTTCCGATCACTGCCGTACAGCCTGCGGTCGAGGGCGGAAAGTTCCCCGCCAAGGCCGTCGTGGGCGAGAGCATCGTCGTCGGAGCCACCGCATTCCGGGAGGGCCACGACATGCTCGGCGTCAGCGCCGTGCTGCTTGACCCGCGCGGGAAGGAGCGGCAGCGAGTCCGGCTGGCGCCGCCGCGGGGGGACCGGGGCAAGGGCACCGACCGCTGGGAAGGCCTGCTCACGCCGTCGGGAACCGGCCAGTGGTCGTTCGTCATCGAGGCCTGGCACGACCGCTACGGCACCTGGCACCACAACGCCGAGGTCAAGGTCGAGGCGGGCATCGACGTCGACCTGATGCTGGCCGAGGGCGCCGCCCTGCTGACCGAGGCCTCCGAGGACGCCACCCGCCCCTCCGCGGACCGGCGCACGCTGCGGATCGCCGTCGTGGGCCTGTCCGACGTCTCCAAGACCCCGGAAGAGCGCCTCGCCGCCGGCTTCAGCGCCGAGGTGGCCGCCGTCGTTGCACGCCAGCCGATCCGGGAACTGGTCACCGTTTCCGAGCCGTATCCGCTGCTGGTGGAGCGCGAACTGGCCGGCCGCGGCGCGTGGTACGAGTTCTTCCCCCGCTCCGAGGGCGCTGTCCGCAACCCCGAAACCGGCGAATGGACCTCCGGAACGTTCCGCACCGCCGCGCAGCGCTTAGACGCCGTGGCCGCGATGGGCTTCGACATCATCTACATGCCACCGATCCACCCGATCGGCACCCAGCACCGCAAGGGCCCGAACAACACCCTGCTGGCCGGCCCGCATGACCCGGGGTCGCCGTGGGCGATCGGGGCGAAGGAGGGCGGCCACGACGCCATCCACCCGGACCTTGGGACCTTCGAGGACTTTGACGCATTTGTAGCGCGCGCCGGCGAGCTGGGCCTGGAGGTGGCCCTGGACCTCGCGCTGCAGGCCGCCCCGGACCACCCCTGGGTGCAGAGCCACCCCGAGTGGTTCACCACCCGCGTGGACGGCAGCATAGCATACGCCGAAAACCCGCCGAAGAAGTACCAGGACATCTTCCCGCTCAACTTCGACAACGACCCCGCCGGCTTGTCCAACGAGATCCTGCGGATCGTTCTGTTGTGGGTCAGCCACGGCGTGAAGATCTTCCGCGTGGACAACCCGCATACCAAACCGGTGTGGTTCTGGGAATGGCTGATCGCCAAGGTCAACAAGAAGCACCCCGACGTCGTCTTCCTCGCCGAGGCATTCACCCGACCGGCCATGATGCACGCCCTGGGCCGCGCCGGCTTCCAGCAGTCCTACACCTATTTCACCTGGCGCAACACCAAGGAGGAGCTGGAGGAGTACTTCCAGGAGGTCAGCCACGAATCCCCGGCGTACTTCCGGCCGAACTTCTTCGTCAACACCCCGGACATCCTCACCGAGTACCTGCAGTTCGGCGGACCGCCGGCGTTCAAGATCCGTGCCGCCCTGGCCGCCACGGCCAGCCCGATCTGGGGCGTCTATGCCGGCTACGAGCTTTACGAGCACGTCGCCCGGCCCGGGGCCGAGGAATACATCGATAACGAGAAGTTCGAGTACAAGGCCCGCGACTGGGACGCGGCCACGGAATCCGGCCGCACCCTGGCCCCGTACTTGACCCGGCTCAACGAGATCCGGCACTCCCACCCCGCCCTCGGCGACCTGCAGAACCTCACGGTGCACCAGAGCACGGACAACGCCACCGTGGTCTACTCAAAGCACAAGACCCTCCCGGACGGCGGCAAGGACACGTTGATCGTCGTGGTCAACGTGGATCCGCATGGCATCCGGGAGAGCACGGTGACGCTGGACCTGGCGGCACTGGAGCTAGACCCGGAGGACCTGACGCACAACGGCCGCTTCGTCGTCGATGACCTGCTGACCGGCGAAAGCTGGGAATGGGGCGAGTACAACTACGTACGCCTTGACGCACACGTCGAACCCGCCCACATCCTGAGCATCCGGAGGCAGCGCCCGTGA
- the glgP gene encoding alpha-glucan family phosphorylase has product MKAIRRFTVRTVLPESIRPLARLATNLRWSWHLPTRELFEQLNPAIWAESAHDPVTFLGLVSREELQRLAADQEVVRRVHAAAADLDHYLEQPRWYQSLGEDAPRCIAYFSPEFGITEVLPQYSGGLGILAGDHLKAASDLGVPLIGVGLLYQAGYFKQSLSRDAWQQETYPVLDPDGLPLTLLREASPDGNGRPIQISLPLPHGRRLLAHVWRADVGRVPLLLLDSNVAGNDDAARGITDRLYGGGGDHRLQQELLLGMGGVKALRAYQRLTGAPAPEVFHTNEGHAGFLGIERIQELMSGDNPLSWDEALTAGRASTVFTTHTPVPAGIDRFETSQIEHFFTAGLAPDVPIAKILDLGREDFADGNPFVFNMAVMGLRLAQRANGVAKLHGVVSRGMFSALWPGFDHSEVPITSVTNGVHVPTWVDPRVSQLAREQFGSDAETQGRWDLAYNVSDEALWALRREMRVSLVEDVRRRLRAAWKKRGAADAELSWTDSVLDPDILTIGFARRVPTYKRLTLMLRDPERLKALLLHKTHPIQLVIAGKSHPADDAGKKMIQDLVRFTDDPEVRHRIAFLPNYDIAMARTLFPGCDVWLNNPLRPLEACGTSGMKAALNGSLNLSVLDGWWDEMYDGENGWAIPTANNDASPEERDDIEAAALYELLETQVAPKFYGLTVSDGAGAAGPSQSGPQKVPTHWVSMIKHTMAHLGPAVSADRMLQDYVNVLYRPAAISGRHASADNFAEAKALAAWCSRIRAAWPQIQVEHVDSVGVSEDPQIGDDLQVNAYVALHSLPPQDVSVEVAYGRAEDSDELADVTVAELKSVEDLGKGRYLFSGTLVIDRSGSFGYTVRVLPKHEGLASKAELGLIVNA; this is encoded by the coding sequence GTGAAGGCTATCCGCAGATTTACCGTCCGAACTGTTCTTCCTGAATCGATCCGGCCTTTGGCGCGGCTCGCCACCAACCTTCGCTGGTCGTGGCACTTGCCCACCAGGGAGCTCTTCGAGCAGCTGAACCCGGCGATCTGGGCCGAGAGCGCGCACGATCCGGTGACCTTCCTGGGCTTGGTCAGCCGGGAGGAACTGCAGCGCCTCGCCGCGGACCAGGAGGTGGTCCGCCGCGTCCATGCGGCCGCCGCGGACCTGGACCATTACCTGGAACAGCCCCGCTGGTACCAGAGCCTGGGCGAGGACGCGCCCCGCTGCATTGCGTACTTCTCCCCCGAGTTCGGAATCACCGAAGTCCTGCCGCAGTACTCCGGTGGCCTCGGCATCCTGGCCGGCGACCACCTGAAAGCGGCATCGGACCTCGGCGTCCCGCTGATCGGCGTCGGGCTGCTCTACCAGGCCGGCTACTTCAAGCAGTCGCTGTCCCGCGACGCCTGGCAGCAGGAGACCTACCCGGTCCTCGACCCGGACGGCCTGCCGCTGACCCTGCTCCGCGAGGCCTCCCCGGACGGCAACGGCCGGCCCATCCAGATTTCGCTCCCGCTCCCCCACGGACGCCGGCTGCTGGCACACGTGTGGCGGGCCGACGTCGGGCGCGTCCCGCTGCTGCTGCTGGATTCCAATGTGGCCGGCAACGACGACGCGGCGCGCGGCATCACCGACCGTCTCTACGGCGGCGGCGGCGACCACCGGCTCCAGCAGGAGCTCCTGCTGGGCATGGGCGGGGTCAAGGCGCTGCGGGCCTACCAGCGGCTGACGGGCGCCCCTGCGCCGGAGGTGTTCCACACAAACGAGGGCCACGCCGGCTTCCTTGGCATCGAGCGCATCCAGGAGCTGATGTCCGGGGACAACCCGCTGAGCTGGGACGAAGCCCTGACTGCGGGCCGCGCCTCCACCGTGTTCACCACCCACACCCCGGTTCCGGCCGGCATCGACCGCTTTGAGACCTCGCAGATCGAGCACTTCTTTACCGCCGGGCTGGCCCCGGACGTCCCCATCGCGAAGATCCTCGACCTGGGCCGGGAGGACTTCGCCGACGGCAACCCGTTTGTCTTCAACATGGCCGTGATGGGGCTGCGGCTGGCCCAGCGCGCCAATGGCGTCGCGAAGCTGCACGGCGTCGTCTCCCGCGGCATGTTCTCCGCGCTCTGGCCGGGCTTCGACCACTCGGAGGTCCCCATCACCTCGGTCACCAACGGCGTCCACGTGCCCACCTGGGTGGACCCCCGGGTCTCGCAGCTGGCGCGCGAGCAGTTCGGCTCCGACGCCGAGACCCAGGGCCGCTGGGACCTGGCCTACAACGTCAGCGACGAGGCGCTGTGGGCGCTGCGGCGCGAAATGCGGGTCTCCTTGGTCGAGGACGTCCGCCGCCGTCTCCGGGCCGCCTGGAAGAAGCGCGGGGCGGCCGACGCCGAGTTGTCCTGGACCGACTCGGTGCTGGACCCGGACATCCTGACCATCGGCTTCGCCCGCCGCGTGCCCACCTACAAGCGCCTGACGCTCATGCTGCGCGACCCGGAGCGGCTCAAGGCCCTGCTGCTGCACAAGACCCACCCGATCCAGCTGGTGATCGCGGGCAAGTCCCACCCGGCCGACGACGCCGGCAAGAAGATGATCCAGGACCTGGTCCGCTTCACCGACGACCCCGAGGTCAGGCACCGGATTGCCTTCCTGCCCAACTACGACATCGCCATGGCCCGGACCCTGTTCCCGGGCTGCGATGTCTGGCTCAACAACCCGCTCCGCCCGCTGGAGGCGTGCGGCACCTCGGGAATGAAGGCCGCCCTCAATGGCTCGCTCAACCTCTCCGTGCTGGACGGCTGGTGGGACGAGATGTACGACGGCGAGAACGGCTGGGCCATCCCGACGGCCAACAACGACGCGTCCCCCGAGGAGCGCGACGACATCGAGGCGGCGGCGCTGTACGAACTGCTGGAAACCCAGGTGGCGCCGAAGTTCTACGGCCTCACGGTCTCCGACGGCGCGGGCGCAGCGGGCCCCTCGCAGTCCGGGCCGCAGAAGGTCCCCACGCACTGGGTCTCGATGATCAAGCACACGATGGCGCACCTGGGCCCGGCCGTGTCCGCGGACCGGATGCTCCAGGACTATGTCAACGTCCTCTACCGGCCCGCCGCGATCTCCGGGCGGCATGCCTCGGCGGACAACTTTGCCGAGGCAAAGGCCCTCGCCGCCTGGTGCTCGCGGATCCGTGCCGCGTGGCCCCAGATCCAGGTGGAACACGTGGATTCGGTGGGGGTGTCCGAGGACCCACAGATCGGCGACGACCTGCAAGTGAATGCCTACGTGGCGCTCCATTCGCTGCCGCCGCAGGACGTGTCGGTCGAGGTGGCCTACGGCCGCGCCGAGGACAGCGACGAACTCGCGGACGTGACCGTGGCGGAGCTGAAGTCCGTCGAGGACCTCGGCAAGGGACGGTACCTGTTCAGCGGCACCCTCGTGATCGACCGTTCCGGTTCGTTCGGCTACACCGTCCGGGTGCTGCCGAAGCACGAGGGGCTCGCGTCCAAGGCGGAACTGGGCCTGATCGTCAACGCCTAG
- the treS gene encoding maltose alpha-D-glucosyltransferase, with protein sequence MSFSPSNPNQHFTPKGSFELNAPGLQHDPHWYRKAVFYEVLVRGFADGNGDGSGDFHGLIDKLDYLQWLGVDCLWLPPFFQSPLRDGGYDISDYNSVLDEFGTISDFKRLVAEAHARGVRVIIDLPLNHTSDQHPWFQESRKDPDGPFGDFYVWSDTDEKYQDARIIFVDTEESNWTFDPIRRQFFWHRFFSHQPDLNFENPKVIDALFDVVRFWLDQGIDGFRADAIPYLFEEEGTNCENLPATHEFLRQLRRMVDESYPGRVIIAEANQPPAEVVEYFGTEEEPECHMAFHFPIMPRLYYALRDQKAAPIIETMKDTPDIPEGAQWGTFLRNHDELTLEMVTADERAAMLGWYAPDPRMRANIGIRRRLAPLLDNSRSEIELINALLLSLPGSPFLYYGDEIGMGDNIWLEDRDAVRTPMQWNPDRNAGFSHADPGKLYLPVIQSLVYNYSMANVEAEAAHSGSLLRWTRQILSVRKNHPAFGLGSFQHVEADHDVVLSYLRELPAGNAAGEDPETILCAFNLSQHPVATTLKVPQYAGRGLRDVFGGQAFPAISDDGTLTLTLGSHDFFWLRIRSSASNPASPHTQAMPILSIEG encoded by the coding sequence GTGAGTTTCAGCCCGAGCAACCCCAACCAGCACTTCACCCCGAAGGGATCGTTCGAACTGAACGCGCCCGGCCTCCAACACGATCCGCATTGGTACCGGAAGGCGGTCTTCTACGAGGTCCTGGTCCGGGGTTTCGCGGACGGGAACGGCGACGGATCCGGCGACTTCCACGGCCTGATCGACAAACTGGACTATTTGCAGTGGCTCGGCGTCGACTGCCTCTGGCTGCCGCCCTTCTTCCAGTCCCCGCTGCGCGACGGCGGCTACGACATCTCCGACTACAACTCTGTGCTGGACGAATTCGGCACCATCAGCGACTTCAAGCGGCTTGTCGCTGAGGCCCACGCCCGCGGCGTCCGGGTCATCATCGACCTGCCGCTGAACCACACCTCGGACCAGCACCCCTGGTTCCAGGAGTCGCGCAAGGACCCGGACGGACCGTTCGGCGATTTCTACGTGTGGAGTGACACAGACGAGAAATACCAGGACGCCCGCATCATCTTTGTGGACACGGAGGAGTCCAACTGGACCTTCGACCCGATCCGCCGCCAGTTCTTCTGGCACCGCTTCTTCAGCCACCAGCCGGACCTGAACTTCGAGAACCCCAAGGTGATCGACGCCCTCTTCGACGTCGTGCGGTTCTGGCTGGACCAGGGCATTGACGGCTTCCGCGCCGACGCCATCCCGTACCTCTTCGAGGAGGAAGGCACCAACTGCGAGAACCTGCCGGCCACCCACGAGTTCCTGCGCCAGTTGCGCCGGATGGTCGACGAGAGCTACCCGGGACGCGTGATCATCGCCGAAGCCAACCAGCCGCCCGCCGAAGTGGTGGAGTACTTCGGCACCGAAGAGGAACCGGAATGCCACATGGCCTTCCACTTCCCGATCATGCCCCGGCTTTACTACGCGCTGCGGGACCAGAAGGCCGCGCCGATCATCGAGACCATGAAGGACACCCCGGACATTCCCGAGGGCGCACAGTGGGGCACCTTCCTGCGCAACCACGACGAGCTGACCCTGGAAATGGTCACCGCGGACGAACGCGCCGCAATGCTCGGCTGGTACGCACCGGATCCGCGCATGCGAGCCAACATCGGCATCCGCCGCCGGCTTGCCCCGCTGCTGGATAACTCCCGCTCCGAAATCGAACTCATCAACGCCCTGCTGCTCTCGCTGCCGGGGAGCCCGTTCCTGTACTACGGCGACGAGATCGGCATGGGCGACAACATCTGGCTCGAGGACCGCGACGCGGTCCGCACCCCGATGCAGTGGAACCCGGACCGCAACGCCGGGTTCTCGCATGCGGACCCGGGCAAGCTCTACCTCCCGGTGATCCAGTCGCTGGTCTATAACTACAGCATGGCCAATGTGGAAGCGGAGGCGGCGCACTCGGGTTCGTTGTTGCGCTGGACCCGGCAGATCCTGAGCGTCCGCAAGAACCACCCCGCCTTCGGGCTCGGCTCGTTCCAGCACGTCGAGGCGGACCACGACGTCGTCCTGTCCTACCTGCGCGAGCTCCCGGCGGGCAACGCCGCCGGCGAGGACCCGGAAACCATCCTCTGCGCCTTCAACCTGTCCCAGCACCCGGTGGCGACCACGCTGAAGGTGCCGCAGTACGCCGGACGAGGCCTCCGCGACGTCTTTGGCGGCCAGGCGTTCCCCGCCATCTCCGACGACGGAACGCTGACCCTTACCCTGGGCAGCCACGATTTCTTCTGGCTGCGGATCCGCTCGTCCGCGTCCAACCCGGCCTCGCCGCACACCCAGGCGATGCCTATCCTGTCCATCGAAGGCTGA
- a CDS encoding barstar family protein, producing the protein MKIFSADTWTLEELRAQVHDAGRRALVIPAADSKKAVLETFGEALDFPEHYGVNLDALNDSLHDFADAVAEDGQRPVTVIWQVPAVFRGDRSFGIVCEILQDAERYAGKDLAVIAVCL; encoded by the coding sequence ATGAAGATTTTTTCCGCCGATACCTGGACCCTCGAGGAATTGCGGGCGCAGGTCCACGACGCCGGCCGCAGGGCCCTCGTGATCCCCGCCGCGGACTCCAAGAAAGCCGTTCTGGAGACCTTCGGCGAGGCCCTGGACTTCCCCGAGCACTACGGCGTGAACCTCGACGCCCTCAACGACTCGTTGCACGACTTCGCCGACGCCGTGGCCGAGGACGGCCAGCGGCCGGTCACCGTCATCTGGCAGGTTCCCGCCGTCTTCCGCGGCGACCGATCCTTCGGCATCGTCTGCGAAATCCTCCAGGACGCCGAACGTTACGCCGGCAAGGACCTCGCCGTCATAGCGGTCTGCCTCTAG
- a CDS encoding carbon-nitrogen hydrolase family protein, whose product MRVAIAQIITGRELDRNLDLVRNSAREAKEGGAQLIVFPEATMRAFGNSLLDIAEPLDGPWASQVRAIAAEEGIVIVAGMFTPGSGGQKVRNTLLVTGLGVHTSYDKIHLYDAFGFAESDTVDAGTQPVTFDVDGVTFGLATCYDVRFPDLFTENAERGAQVNIVCASWGAGPGKVEQWKLLSRARAADSTTFVLACGQGDPASVGVATKGSAPTGVGHSAVVSPFGEVLQELDGAPGLLFADLDPTVVDDARTKLPVLANRHKF is encoded by the coding sequence GTGCGGGTTGCTATTGCTCAAATCATCACCGGCCGCGAGCTCGACCGGAATCTGGATCTGGTGCGGAATTCCGCCCGGGAGGCCAAAGAAGGCGGCGCGCAGCTGATCGTCTTCCCCGAGGCGACCATGCGCGCGTTCGGCAACTCACTGCTGGACATCGCCGAACCGCTTGACGGCCCGTGGGCCTCGCAGGTCCGAGCCATCGCCGCGGAAGAAGGCATCGTGATCGTCGCGGGAATGTTTACCCCCGGGAGCGGCGGGCAAAAGGTCCGCAATACCCTTCTGGTCACCGGGCTCGGCGTCCACACGAGCTACGACAAGATCCACCTCTACGACGCCTTCGGCTTCGCCGAGTCGGACACCGTGGACGCCGGCACCCAGCCGGTGACGTTCGACGTCGACGGCGTCACCTTCGGCCTGGCCACCTGCTACGACGTCCGGTTCCCGGACCTTTTCACCGAAAACGCGGAGCGCGGCGCCCAGGTCAACATCGTCTGTGCCTCGTGGGGTGCCGGCCCGGGCAAGGTCGAGCAGTGGAAGCTGTTGTCCCGTGCCCGCGCGGCGGACTCCACCACCTTTGTGCTGGCGTGCGGCCAGGGAGATCCTGCCAGCGTTGGTGTCGCGACCAAGGGATCCGCGCCCACCGGCGTGGGGCACTCCGCCGTCGTCTCCCCCTTTGGTGAGGTCCTCCAGGAGCTCGACGGCGCCCCGGGACTGCTCTTCGCCGACCTGGACCCCACCGTTGTCGACGACGCCCGCACCAAACTCCCAGTCCTCGCCAACCGCCACAAGTTTTAG
- the glgX gene encoding glycogen debranching protein GlgX, with amino-acid sequence MVKSLVEPATTVDASRPFPLGVSVPRTGSPATDDPRGAFANVAVYAPGVATLDIAYQAPGGSWQLKTLPNVTDGVHHGIVEGLPVGSRYGLRASPEDALPLPVPAMDFDDDGEQPLLLDPYGRGVDERDGFITNVRMAGDFDWGVDSGPRTPWRNTIIYEAHVRGQTMLHPDIPEHLQGTYAGMAHPATVEHLISLGVTAIQLLPVHFHMDELHLQDLGLTNYWGYNTAAFFAPHPGYATQAAQDAGPQAVQDEFKGMVKLLHAAGLEVILDVVYNHTAEGGADWPTLSFRGLGELEYYRHDGHGKYVDTTGCGNSLNFGEPRVVQLVLDSLRYWVNEFHIDGFRFDLAVTLCRNAANEFDPRHPFLVAIAADPVLSETKLIAEPWDVGYGGWQTGRFPTGWVDWNDHFRDAVRTFWLADRAAIDAGGQGGSVARLADALSGSAGLFAASGRSRLASVNLITAHDGFTLADLVSYDRKHNEANGEQNRDGHGDNRSYNHGFEGRTEDEEVLARRAQTSRNLMASLMISQGVPMITAGDEIGRSQQGNNNAYCQDNPITWIDWTSTPESHSMLRSTKRVIRLRKEFLAGQPHDYPARDQQSYFHWFDVHGEPMSGDRWQDPGHRVVQLLLGSDDGRVDGLVVVNGGAEDVKVTLPVIPSDDGGGRLYELRLTTSELHDRRQGVRISSGERDVVQANSISIYRV; translated from the coding sequence ATGGTCAAGTCCTTAGTAGAGCCAGCTACCACCGTAGACGCCTCGCGGCCGTTTCCGCTCGGCGTCAGCGTCCCCCGCACGGGTTCCCCGGCGACGGACGATCCTCGGGGTGCCTTCGCCAATGTGGCTGTCTACGCCCCCGGGGTCGCCACCCTGGACATCGCCTACCAGGCCCCCGGCGGCAGCTGGCAGCTCAAGACCCTGCCGAACGTCACGGACGGGGTGCACCATGGCATCGTCGAAGGGCTGCCGGTCGGATCGCGCTACGGGCTGCGCGCCTCGCCGGAGGATGCCCTTCCCCTCCCCGTGCCGGCCATGGACTTCGACGACGACGGCGAGCAGCCGCTGCTGCTCGATCCGTACGGCCGCGGCGTGGACGAACGCGACGGCTTCATCACCAACGTCCGGATGGCCGGCGACTTCGACTGGGGCGTCGACTCCGGGCCGCGTACGCCGTGGCGGAACACCATCATCTACGAGGCCCATGTCCGCGGCCAGACGATGCTGCACCCGGACATCCCCGAGCATCTCCAGGGCACTTACGCCGGGATGGCCCACCCGGCCACGGTCGAGCACCTCATCTCGCTCGGCGTCACAGCCATCCAGCTCCTGCCGGTGCACTTCCACATGGACGAGCTGCACCTGCAGGACCTGGGACTGACCAACTACTGGGGCTACAACACGGCCGCGTTCTTCGCACCGCACCCCGGCTACGCCACCCAGGCGGCCCAGGACGCCGGCCCGCAGGCCGTGCAGGACGAGTTCAAAGGCATGGTCAAGCTCCTGCACGCAGCCGGGCTCGAAGTCATCCTCGACGTCGTCTACAACCACACTGCCGAGGGCGGCGCGGACTGGCCCACCCTGAGCTTCCGCGGCCTCGGCGAGCTGGAGTACTACCGTCACGACGGCCACGGTAAGTATGTGGACACTACCGGCTGCGGCAACTCCCTGAACTTCGGCGAGCCCCGGGTAGTCCAGCTGGTGCTGGATTCGCTGCGCTACTGGGTGAACGAGTTCCACATTGACGGGTTCCGTTTCGACCTGGCCGTCACGCTGTGCCGCAATGCCGCCAACGAGTTCGACCCGAGGCACCCCTTCCTGGTCGCCATCGCCGCAGACCCGGTGCTGTCCGAGACGAAGCTCATCGCCGAACCCTGGGACGTCGGCTACGGCGGCTGGCAGACGGGCCGCTTCCCCACCGGCTGGGTGGACTGGAACGACCATTTCCGCGACGCAGTCCGCACGTTCTGGCTGGCAGACCGGGCCGCGATCGACGCCGGCGGCCAAGGCGGTTCGGTGGCGCGGCTGGCGGACGCCTTGTCCGGGTCCGCGGGCCTGTTCGCGGCCTCGGGACGGAGCCGGCTGGCCTCCGTCAACCTCATCACCGCCCACGACGGCTTCACCCTGGCCGACCTGGTCTCCTACGACCGCAAGCACAACGAGGCGAACGGCGAACAGAACCGCGACGGCCACGGAGACAACCGCAGCTACAACCACGGTTTTGAAGGGCGCACTGAAGACGAGGAAGTCCTCGCCCGGCGCGCGCAGACCAGCCGGAACCTGATGGCCTCGCTGATGATCTCCCAGGGCGTCCCGATGATCACCGCCGGCGACGAAATCGGCCGTAGCCAGCAGGGGAACAACAACGCCTACTGCCAGGACAACCCGATCACCTGGATCGACTGGACCAGCACGCCAGAATCACACTCCATGCTGCGCAGCACCAAGCGCGTGATCCGGCTGCGCAAGGAGTTCCTCGCCGGTCAGCCGCACGACTATCCGGCCCGGGACCAGCAGTCCTACTTCCACTGGTTCGACGTCCATGGCGAGCCGATGTCCGGCGACCGTTGGCAGGACCCCGGCCACCGCGTGGTCCAGCTCCTGCTGGGATCCGACGACGGCCGCGTGGACGGCCTGGTGGTGGTCAACGGCGGCGCCGAGGACGTCAAGGTCACGCTGCCGGTCATCCCCAGCGACGACGGCGGCGGCCGGCTCTATGAGCTGCGACTGACCACCTCGGAACTGCACGACCGCCGCCAGGGAGTCCGCATTTCCTCGGGCGAACGGGACGTGGTCCAGGCCAACAGCATCAGCATCTACCGTGTCTAG